The following are from one region of the Mauremys reevesii isolate NIE-2019 linkage group 2, ASM1616193v1, whole genome shotgun sequence genome:
- the PEX1 gene encoding peroxisome biogenesis factor 1 isoform X9: MFTDTPNSIARRRHLPTSLRAPQPGSTSSSPRKQPITETGSVCRALIGSGRGSTRESSTGQTAPTESLERTANQRKRVNVGQAVQVSWGHQPIFLSWMEIRHHGHYGENIAEINRHLAEKLGIAEGEQIFLEPCSQALSCQQVEVEPLSADDWEILELHASSLEKHLLDQIRIVFPKAIFPVWVEQNTHIYIRIGTLKPPATYGRLEPRTQLFVCPKTRQLEENTTNLPSSKSDFLHERFIKSNMDQGEIIKEPLAKESHLNPGVLEQCKPDAKETFGSNVLPNVWNFIGSIFSRSPEQKQETSCGTSEMSAFKDELLNLIHMDSIFRVCQSQPPSVQRTSATKAFQKNTVHVFPWNLEFVDLDPNIKVSYGKISKLLSPRQRHREAKQNLPFEKQKQMSSTEDRNQYGSNISQESSEISVVKIVWNGFEDLESAIKYNNSVEAMHVGRVWIPDGLRKRIHIEMHATVRIKSVESVPKIPASLRLQPKRNLHKDISEDDIKSAFSSWLEDTTTVDLPWIMTDTHCIQLVVKEVVQCVSTGMEEFILSVVHPSHAEENRSENIFMLDPSLLQKTNIQVLIHPMPTEADDDRTQSTIHDTDQILPFHKLNSLGGVGKLGTSSFEHITHSLLGRPLSQKLATIAVGLRSGAVLLTGSKGSGKSTLAKAICKEAFDRLDAHVEVIDCKALRGKRLENVRKKVEEVFLEAAWRQPSILLMDDLDHIAGVPSAPEHENSPEAVQSYRLTHVLKDVIKEVISMGSLIALIATSQSEHSLHPSLVSGQGAHIFQCFKHIQPPDQLQRYELLHSIIENKLNSNINRFYDLDLQHIAKEAEGFIARDFTMLVDRAIHSCVSNKGACNKEDLNLSTLDFQKALKDFTPSSLRNVNLHKPKDLGWDRIGGLKDVQQILMDTIQLPTKYPGLFANLPIRQRTGILLYGAPGTGKTLLAGVVARESGMNFISIKGPELLSKYIGASEQAVRDVFNRAQAAKPCIVFFDEFDSIAPRRGHDNTGVTDRVVNQLLTQLDGVEGLQGVYVLAATSRPDLIDPALLRPGRLDKCLYCPPPDQDKKMSSSGQQGHFLCVDTSLLMFRKVKTDFSF, from the exons ATGTTTACAGACACCCCCAACTCCATCGCCAGGCGCCGCCATCTTCCCACCTCCCTCCGCGCGCCACAGCCAggcagcaccagcagctccccgAGAAAACAGCCAATCACAGAAACGGGGAGCGTTTGCCGGGCTCTCATTGGCTCCGGGCGGGGAAGTACACGAGAGAGTTCGACGGGCCAGACAGCACCAACAGAATCCCTCGAGAGAACAGCCAATCAGAGAAAGCGGGTGAATGTG GGCCAAGCTGTGCAAGTCTCCTGGGGTCACCAGCCTATATTCTTGAGTTGGATGGAAATCAGACATCATGGTCACTATGGTGAAAATATTGCTGAAATTAACAGACACCTAGCAGAGAAACTTGGCATTGCAGAAGGAGAGCAG ATATTCCTTGAGCCATGCTCCCAAGCCTTATCCTGTCAGCAAGTAGAAGTGGAACCCCTCTCTGCAGATGATTGGGAAATACTg GAGCTGCATGCTTCCTCTCTTGAAAAGCATCTTCTTGACCAGATTCGAATAGTATTTCCAAAAGCCATCTTCCCAGTGTGGGTTGAACAGAATACTCATATTTACATTCGAATTG GTACACTAAAGCCACCTGCTACTTATGGGAGACTAGAACCTCGCACACAGCTTTTTGTATGTCCAAAAACACGCCAGCTTGAAGAAAACACCACCAATCTGCCTTCCTCAAAAAGCGACTTTTTACATGAAAGATTTATTAAAAGTAACATGGATCAAGGAGAAATAATAAAGGAACCTTTAGCCAAAGAATCTCATTTAAATCCAGGTGTCCTCGAACAGTGTAAGCCAGATGCAAAAGAGACATTTGGCTCAAATGTCCTGCCAAACGTATGGAATTTTATTGGGAGCATTTTCTCTCGCTCTCCTGAGCAGAAACAAGAGACTTCCTGTGGTACAAGTGAAATGAGTGCATTCAAAGATGAGCTATTAAACTTGATTCACATGGACTCTATTTTCAGAGTATGTCAGTCCCAGCCTCCTAGTGTACAGAGAACATCAGCCACAAAGGCATTTCAGAAAAATACCGTTCATGTTTTTCCATGGAATCTGGAGTTTGTTGATCTAGATCCCAATATTAAAGTGTCTTATGGGAAGATTAGTAAGCTTCTCTCCCCAAGACAACGCCATCGAGAAGCAAAGCAGAATCTACCATTTGAGAAGCAAAAGCAAATGTCCAGCACAGAAGACAGAAACCAGTATGGCTCTAATATCAGTCAAGAATCCAGTGAGATCTCTGTCGTGAAGATAGTATGGAATGGATTTGAAGATCTAGAGAGTGCCATAAAGTATAACAACAGTGTGGAAGCCATGCATGTTGGAAGAGTTTGG ATTCCAGATGGCCTGAGAAAGAGAATACATATAGAAATGCATGCAACCGTCAGAATTAAGTCAGTGGAATCAGTACCTAAAATTCCAGCATCTCTTAGATTACAACCCAAAAGGAATTTA CATAAAGACATAAGTGAAGATGACATAAAATCTGCTTTTAGTTCGTGGCTGGAGGATACCACTACTGTTGATCTTCCCTGGATAATGACAGACACACACTGCATACAACTAGTTGTTAAAGAAG TTGTTCAGTGTGTTTCCACAGGAATGGAAGAGTTTATCCTTAGTGTAGTACATCCTTCTCACGCTGAAGAAAATAGATCGGAGAATATTTTTATGTTGGATCCCAGTTTGCTGCAGAAGACAAATATACAA GTTCTTATACATCCTATGCCTACAGAAGCTGATGATGACAGAACACAGTCTACTATACATGATACTGACCAAATCCTTCCTTTCCACAAACTAAACAGTTTAGG AGGAGTGGGTAAACTAGGAACATCCTCCTTTGAGCACATAACCCACAGCCTCTTGGGACGCCCTTTATCTCAAAAGCTAGCTACCATAGCTGTGGGACTGCGCAGTGGAGCAGTCCTGCTCACAGGATCAAAG GGAAGTGGAAAGTCAACATTAGCGAAGGCCATCTGCAAAGAAGCCTTTGATAGATTGGATGCTCATGTGGAAGTAATTGACTGTAAGGCTTTAAGAG GAAAAAGATTAGAAAACGTACGAAAAAAAGTGGAGGAAGTTTTTCTAGAGGCAGCATGGAGACAACCATCCATTCTTCTGATGGATGATCTTGATCACATTGCTGGAGTTCCTTCTGCACCAGAGCATGAGAACAGCCCTGAAGCAGTTCAGAGCTATAGACTTACACATG TTTTGAAAGATGTGATAAAAGAAGTTATTTCCATGGGCAGTTTGATTGCATTAATTGCCACAAGCCAGTCTGAACATTCTCTGCATCCTTCCCTTGTTTCTGGTCAAGGAGCTCATATATTTCAATGCTTCAAACATATCCAGCCTCCAGACCAG ctgCAAAGGTATGAATTACTGCATTCCATTATAGAAAATAAATTGAACTCCAATATAAACAGATTCTATGATCTTGATCTCCAGCATATTGCAAAGGAAGCAGAAGGGTTTATAGCTAGAGATTTTACAATGCTAGTGGATCGTGCCATACACTCCTGTGTTTCTAATAAGGGAGCGTGCAACAAGGAAG ACTTGAATCTGTCAACCTTAGACTTTCAAAAAGCTTTAAAAGATTTTACTCCTTCATCTCTGAGAAATGTTAACCTACACAAACCTAAAGACTTGGGCTGGGACAGGATTGGTGGCTTAAAGGATGTACAGCAAATTCTCATGGATACCATCCAGTTACCCACAAAG TATCCAGGATTATTTGCAAACCTCCCGATACGACAGAGGACAGGAATTTTGTTGTATGGTGCTCCTGGAACAGGAAAAACTCTATTAGCAGGTGTAGTTGCCCGAGAGAGTGGAATGAATTTTATCAGCATCAAG GGACCAGAGCTCCTCAGTAAATATATTGGAGCAAGTGAGCAAGCTGTTCGAGATGTCTTTAACAG AGCACAGGCAGCCAAGCCTTGTATAGTTTTCTTTGATGAGTTTGATTCCATTGCCCCTCGACGAGGTCATGATAATACTGGAGTGACAGACCGAGTGGTTAACCAACTGTTGACTCAGCTGGATGGAGTAGAAGGCTTACAAG GGGTTTATGTGTTGGCTGCTACTAGTCGTCCTGATTTGATTGACCCTGCTCTGTTGAGGCCAGGTCGACTGGATAAATGCCTGTACTGTCCTCCTCCTGATCAG GACAAAAAAATGAGCTCTTCAGGCCAACAGGGTCATTTCCTTTGTGTGGACACTTCTCTTCTTATGTTTAGAAAGGTGAAAACTG acttctcgttTTGA